A section of the Lynx canadensis isolate LIC74 chromosome A1, mLynCan4.pri.v2, whole genome shotgun sequence genome encodes:
- the LOC115508283 gene encoding LOW QUALITY PROTEIN: peptidyl-prolyl cis-trans isomerase A-like (The sequence of the model RefSeq protein was modified relative to this genomic sequence to represent the inferred CDS: inserted 2 bases in 1 codon), with the protein MVNRTMFFDITMDGGPLGCVSFNVFAXQFPKTAENFHALSTGEKGFGYKGSCFHRIIWGFLCQDGDFTCHNGTGGKSICGEKLDKRNFILKHMGPGILSMANAGPNTNCSHFFICTAKTEWLDGKHVVFDKVKEGKNIVEAMEHFGAKNGKTSKITIADCEQI; encoded by the exons ATGGTCAACCGCACTATGTTCTTTGACATTACCATGGATGGCGGACCCTTGGGCTGTGTCTCCTTCAATGTGTTTGC GCAATTTCCAAAGACAGCAGAAAATTTTCATGCTCTGAGCACTGGTGAGAAAGGATTTGGTTATAAAGGTTCTTGCTTTCATAGGATTATTTGGGGATTTCTGTGCCAGGATGGTGACTTCACATGCCACAATGGCACCGGTGGCAAGTCAATCTGTGGGGAGAAATTGGATAAGAGGAATTTCATCCTGAAGCACATGGGTCCTGGCATCTTGTCTATGGCAAATGCTGGACCCAACACAAACTGTTCCCACTTTTTCATCTGCACTGCCAAGACTGAGTGGTTGGATGGCAAGCATGTGGTCTTTGACAAGGTGAAAGAGGGCAAGAATATTGTGGAAGCCATGGAGCACTTTGGGGCCAAGAATGGCAAGACCAGCAAGATCACCATTGCTGACTGTGAACAAATCTAA